The Fimbriimonas ginsengisoli Gsoil 348 genome window below encodes:
- the glpX gene encoding class II fructose-bisphosphatase → MTSNHHLDFLRVTEAAALCAARFVGKGDRDGADQAACDGMRRTLNELSMCGTIVIGEGERDEAPMLFIGEQLGNGDGPKIQIAVDPLEGTNLCANGTPNAIAVLAAAIEGEGTLMHAPDCYMDKLVVGEECRGIVDITLPPRVNVRLMSKAMGKEVDELIIGVLDRPRHEQLIREIREAGARVHLVSDGDLSVAVAALDPDSDVDALMGIGGAPEGVITAAATLCCKGEMQARLVFTKGEQRERAEKMVGGDLERVFTTEDLASGNVMFSATGITSGDLLKGVRYRRGFALTESLIMRSATGTIRRIETTHQDAGKYAY, encoded by the coding sequence ATGACTAGTAATCACCATTTGGACTTCTTGCGCGTCACCGAGGCGGCGGCGCTTTGTGCGGCTAGGTTTGTGGGGAAAGGGGATCGCGACGGGGCGGACCAGGCGGCGTGCGATGGGATGCGCCGTACCCTTAACGAGCTTTCGATGTGCGGCACCATCGTTATCGGAGAGGGGGAGCGGGACGAGGCGCCGATGCTCTTTATCGGCGAGCAGCTCGGTAACGGCGACGGGCCCAAGATCCAGATCGCCGTCGACCCGCTCGAAGGTACGAACCTATGCGCGAACGGCACGCCGAACGCGATCGCGGTTCTTGCGGCGGCCATCGAGGGGGAAGGGACGCTGATGCATGCGCCCGATTGCTACATGGACAAGCTGGTGGTCGGCGAGGAGTGCCGCGGCATCGTGGACATCACCTTGCCGCCCCGGGTCAACGTGCGGCTCATGTCCAAGGCGATGGGGAAGGAGGTCGACGAGCTGATTATCGGCGTTCTCGACCGTCCCCGGCATGAGCAGCTCATTCGCGAGATCCGGGAAGCGGGGGCGCGGGTCCATCTGGTTTCGGACGGCGACCTTTCGGTCGCGGTCGCCGCTTTGGACCCGGATTCGGACGTCGACGCGCTCATGGGGATCGGGGGAGCGCCGGAGGGGGTCATCACCGCGGCCGCTACCCTTTGCTGCAAGGGAGAGATGCAGGCGCGGCTTGTCTTCACCAAGGGCGAGCAGAGGGAGCGCGCCGAAAAGATGGTGGGTGGCGATCTCGAACGCGTATTTACCACGGAGGATCTGGCCAGTGGGAATGTCATGTTCTCCGCCACCGGCATCACCTCGGGCGACCTCCTGAAAGGGGTCCGATACCGGAGGGGATTTGCTCTCACCGAATCGCTGATCATGCGGTCGGCGACGGGAACGATCCGTCGGATCGAAACGACCCACCAGGATGCAGGGAAGTACGCCTATTAG
- the plsY gene encoding glycerol-3-phosphate 1-O-acyltransferase PlsY, translating to MSLLLDCLLAYFIGAIPFGVIVCRSKGIDIFKFGSGNPGATNVSRAVGKPLGALVFLLDVLKGLVPALIARQNVTQDLYGMHAQAWWFVAGLCAVLGHCYSVFLRFRGGKGIATSLGAGLGASPAVAGSAFGIFFVLFGVTRYVSLASIAAAIAGPIFGWVIPGQARELVPVYGLLAVFVVIRHRANIRRLLNGTEPKFESKKKSASNPPLGETDPSLDERRSETGGNPDAQ from the coding sequence ATGAGCTTGCTTCTCGATTGCCTCCTCGCCTATTTCATCGGCGCGATCCCTTTCGGGGTGATCGTCTGCCGCTCGAAAGGGATCGACATTTTCAAGTTCGGCAGCGGCAATCCAGGCGCCACGAACGTTTCTCGCGCGGTGGGCAAGCCGTTGGGGGCGTTGGTCTTCCTGCTCGACGTATTGAAGGGGCTCGTCCCCGCGCTGATCGCACGGCAGAACGTGACGCAAGACCTGTACGGAATGCACGCGCAAGCTTGGTGGTTTGTGGCCGGCCTTTGCGCGGTATTGGGACACTGTTACTCGGTCTTTTTGCGCTTTCGAGGCGGAAAGGGGATCGCGACTTCTCTGGGTGCGGGACTCGGAGCTTCGCCGGCGGTAGCGGGTTCGGCTTTCGGGATCTTTTTCGTTCTATTCGGTGTTACGCGATACGTCAGCCTGGCCAGCATCGCCGCGGCGATCGCCGGACCGATCTTCGGATGGGTGATCCCAGGTCAGGCGCGAGAGCTGGTTCCGGTTTACGGCCTGCTCGCGGTATTCGTCGTGATCCGGCATCGTGCCAATATTCGCCGGCTGCTGAACGGTACGGAACCGAAGTTCGAATCGAAGAAGAAATCCGCTTCCAATCCGCCTTTAG